One window from the genome of Thalassospira xiamenensis M-5 = DSM 17429 encodes:
- the cobI gene encoding precorrin-2 C(20)-methyltransferase — translation MSDAATTPASALPVAGTAYGLGIGPGEPDLITLKAYNILQKADVIAYPALEDGASLARQIVAQHVPDGRIEIAIRITMGQPADPIYDAAALEIGEYLKAGKNVAVLCEGDPFFYGSFMYLFGRLAEAGHPVQTVPGVSSMMACAAQLGAPLAARNDVLQVIPGPLSEERLRAQLGDTDAAAIIKLGRHFAKVRKVIEELGLTDRARYIERATLETQKMIPLGDLPADATAPYFSMILIHRRGDAWR, via the coding sequence ATGAGCGACGCGGCCACAACACCCGCCAGCGCATTACCCGTGGCGGGTACGGCCTATGGCCTTGGCATCGGTCCGGGCGAACCCGACCTGATCACGCTCAAAGCCTATAACATCCTGCAAAAGGCGGATGTGATTGCCTATCCGGCCCTCGAAGACGGTGCCAGTCTGGCCCGCCAGATCGTGGCCCAGCATGTCCCTGATGGCCGGATCGAAATTGCCATTCGCATCACCATGGGCCAACCCGCCGACCCGATCTATGATGCCGCCGCCCTTGAAATCGGCGAATATCTGAAAGCCGGAAAAAACGTTGCCGTCCTGTGCGAAGGCGATCCGTTCTTTTACGGCAGCTTCATGTATCTGTTTGGTCGCCTGGCCGAGGCCGGCCACCCGGTTCAAACCGTGCCGGGTGTCAGTTCGATGATGGCCTGCGCCGCCCAGCTTGGCGCACCGCTTGCCGCCAGAAACGATGTGTTGCAGGTCATTCCGGGACCCTTGTCCGAAGAACGCCTGCGCGCGCAACTTGGCGACACCGATGCGGCCGCCATCATCAAACTTGGCCGTCACTTCGCCAAAGTCCGCAAGGTGATCGAAGAACTTGGCCTGACCGACCGGGCGCGCTATATCGAACGCGCAACACTTGAAACCCAGAAAATGATCCCGCTGGGTGATCTTCCGGCGGATGCAACCGCCCCCTATTTCTCGATGATCCTGATCCACCGTCGCGGAGACGCATGGCGATGA